In a single window of the Deinococcota bacterium genome:
- a CDS encoding GNAT family N-acetyltransferase — protein sequence MVRAANEKGAPGIARVHVESWRTTYRGIVPEDFLLSLSYEDREARWARSLSQPQSAQVIYVLEEDGIVGFASGGPEREGDALYTSELYTVYLLEAYQGQGRGRALVQAVARALQEAGHERLLVWVLADNPARRFYEALGGKLLKEKAIELGGARSLEVAYGMNPDALTAG from the coding sequence ATGGTGCGAGCGGCAAACGAGAAAGGCGCCCCCGGCATCGCCCGGGTTCACGTCGAGAGCTGGCGGACGACCTACCGGGGCATCGTGCCGGAAGACTTCCTGCTGTCGCTGTCGTACGAAGACCGCGAGGCCAGATGGGCTCGCAGCCTCTCGCAGCCGCAGTCCGCCCAGGTCATCTACGTGCTAGAGGAGGACGGGATCGTCGGCTTCGCCAGCGGCGGGCCCGAACGCGAAGGAGACGCCCTCTACACGTCCGAACTCTATACCGTCTACCTCCTCGAGGCCTATCAGGGGCAGGGCAGAGGCCGGGCGCTGGTGCAGGCCGTCGCCCGGGCCTTGCAGGAGGCAGGGCACGAGAGGTTGCTCGTCTGGGTCTTGGCGGATAATCCCGCGCGGCGCTTCTACGAAGCCCTGGGTGGTAAGCTGCTGAAGGAAAAAGCTATCGAGCTGGGTGGCGCGCGCTCTCTGGAAGTGGCGTACGGGATGAACCCGGACGCCTTGACGGCGGGCTAG
- a CDS encoding CBS domain-containing protein: MKVIVSHNSLDFDALASLALARLLHPGAVAVALGGFEEQVRAFVRLYRAHLELEEASDVSLEEVSELIVVDTADPKRIAPMDALFGRVPVTVYDHHPKPDEAIPASGGLCRRVGATATILTLLLKEQGVAIPAEVASLGLLGIHEDTGNLSYALTTPDDYEAAAHLLRSGAQLALLREFSREHTSAEGRQVFKSLLESAREETVGGQRVVVARFTSKDYVPGISPLANRLMDLYDADAALVAARMDERSLLIARAKADTIDVGAALEALGGGGHTVAAFASTELSLDEALAQALEAFGQHATSPRTAAELMSRPVVTVAESSSLAEAKSKLERHGYSGLVVVDEDGRLKGILSRRDLDKAVRHGLGETRVKGYMSRTVITAEETASQRELALLVQKHNIGRIPILRGGELVGVVSRSDLLAALHAPEPARETEAPQWQLLERLPAAAAEALEEAKRLCQGSLYLVGGTVRDALLGAFMQDLDLVVEDGVVGDRDRDSAERLGAALQRKLGGSLSCHLDFGTCTLLLPGGLGVDIATAREEFYPYPGALPEVSPSSLLRDLSRRDFSLNALALRVLPEPPQLVDPFGGLHDLKEKTLRALHPLSFIEDPTRILRGARLAARLKLRFHPDTRAQVPGALAPEVLGRVSRARLRQELLLSCAERQVGPVLALLDEFGVLEQAFSLPYDPELIGRLDEARQEGELPDETYALALLLGLSAEELARSAARFHWPRRWLEAVAVLRAARLQGTIGEEAALLEPAAKRLLRALGPRLERQLERLEGQAGRQRLRGQDVLDLGLREGPEVGRVLAEVRRARADGRAASFEEELALARRLVAEAAAGQSAGPSKDQPPKDRE; encoded by the coding sequence GTGAAAGTGATCGTCAGCCACAACAGCCTCGACTTCGACGCGCTCGCCAGCCTGGCCTTGGCCCGGCTCCTCCATCCCGGCGCGGTTGCCGTGGCCTTGGGAGGCTTCGAGGAGCAGGTGCGCGCCTTTGTGAGGCTCTACCGCGCGCACCTGGAGCTCGAGGAGGCCAGCGACGTTTCGCTGGAAGAGGTGAGCGAGCTCATCGTCGTCGATACCGCCGACCCTAAGCGCATCGCGCCCATGGACGCGCTCTTCGGGCGGGTGCCGGTCACCGTCTACGACCATCATCCCAAGCCGGACGAGGCCATTCCCGCCAGCGGCGGGCTGTGCCGGAGGGTGGGCGCGACCGCCACCATCTTGACGCTGCTGCTAAAGGAGCAGGGCGTCGCCATCCCCGCCGAGGTCGCCAGCCTGGGCCTCCTGGGCATCCACGAGGACACCGGCAACCTGAGCTACGCGCTGACCACCCCCGACGACTACGAGGCCGCCGCCCACCTTCTCCGGAGCGGGGCGCAGCTCGCCCTCTTGCGCGAATTCTCGCGCGAGCACACCAGCGCCGAGGGGCGGCAGGTCTTCAAGAGCCTCTTGGAGAGCGCCCGCGAGGAGACGGTCGGGGGGCAGCGGGTGGTGGTGGCGCGCTTTACCTCCAAAGACTACGTGCCCGGCATCTCGCCCTTGGCCAACCGCCTCATGGACCTCTACGACGCCGACGCCGCCCTGGTGGCGGCGCGGATGGACGAGCGCAGCCTGCTCATCGCCCGCGCCAAGGCGGACACCATCGACGTCGGCGCCGCGCTCGAGGCGCTCGGCGGCGGCGGGCACACGGTCGCCGCCTTCGCCTCGACCGAGCTGAGCCTGGACGAGGCACTTGCGCAGGCCCTGGAGGCTTTCGGCCAGCACGCCACCTCGCCCAGGACCGCCGCCGAGCTGATGAGCCGGCCGGTGGTGACGGTCGCCGAGAGCAGCAGCCTGGCGGAGGCCAAGAGCAAACTCGAGCGCCACGGCTACAGCGGCCTGGTGGTCGTGGACGAGGACGGTCGGCTGAAGGGCATCCTCTCGAGGCGCGACCTCGACAAGGCGGTGCGGCACGGCCTGGGCGAGACCAGGGTCAAGGGCTATATGAGCCGCACCGTCATCACCGCCGAGGAGACGGCCAGCCAGCGCGAGCTCGCCCTGCTCGTACAAAAGCACAACATCGGCCGCATCCCCATCCTGCGGGGCGGCGAGCTGGTCGGCGTGGTGTCGCGCAGCGACCTGTTGGCGGCGCTGCACGCGCCCGAGCCCGCCAGGGAAACCGAGGCGCCCCAGTGGCAGCTTCTGGAGCGCCTGCCGGCGGCGGCCGCGGAAGCGCTCGAGGAGGCCAAGCGGCTCTGTCAGGGCAGCCTCTACCTCGTCGGCGGCACCGTGCGCGACGCGCTCCTGGGCGCCTTTATGCAGGACCTCGACCTGGTGGTGGAGGATGGCGTGGTGGGCGACCGCGACCGCGACAGCGCCGAGCGCCTGGGCGCCGCCCTGCAGCGCAAGCTGGGCGGCAGCCTGAGCTGCCACCTGGACTTCGGCACCTGCACGCTGCTGCTGCCGGGCGGGCTGGGGGTGGACATCGCCACGGCGCGCGAGGAGTTCTACCCTTACCCCGGCGCCTTGCCCGAGGTCTCGCCGAGCTCGCTGCTCCGCGACCTCTCCCGGCGCGACTTCAGCCTGAACGCCCTGGCCCTGCGCGTCCTGCCGGAGCCGCCGCAGCTCGTCGATCCCTTCGGCGGCCTGCATGACCTCAAGGAAAAGACGCTGCGCGCGCTGCACCCACTCTCCTTTATCGAAGACCCGACCCGCATCCTGCGCGGCGCGCGGCTGGCCGCCAGGCTGAAGCTGCGCTTCCACCCCGACACCCGCGCCCAAGTGCCCGGCGCCCTGGCGCCCGAGGTCTTGGGGCGGGTGAGCCGCGCGCGGCTGCGCCAGGAACTCTTGCTCTCTTGCGCCGAGCGGCAGGTCGGCCCGGTCCTGGCGCTCCTAGACGAGTTCGGGGTGCTCGAGCAGGCCTTTTCACTCCCCTACGACCCCGAGCTCATCGGCAGGCTCGACGAGGCCAGGCAGGAGGGCGAGCTGCCCGACGAGACCTACGCGCTGGCGCTGCTCCTGGGGCTCTCCGCCGAGGAACTCGCCAGGAGCGCCGCGCGCTTTCACTGGCCGCGGCGCTGGCTGGAGGCGGTGGCCGTGCTCAGGGCGGCGCGCCTTCAGGGCACCATCGGCGAGGAGGCCGCGCTGCTCGAGCCCGCGGCGAAGCGGCTCCTGCGCGCGCTCGGCCCGAGGCTGGAAAGGCAACTCGAGCGCCTCGAAGGGCAAGCCGGGCGGCAAAGGTTGCGCGGCCAGGACGTGTTAGACTTGGGCCTGCGAGAAGGCCCCGAGGTCGGCAGAGTCCTGGCGGAGGTGCGGCGCGCCAGAGCCGACGGCAGGGCCGCCTCTTTTGAAGAGGAGCTGGCCCTGGCCCGGCGACTGGTCGCGGAGGCTGCGGCCGGACAATCAGCCGGACCATCAAAGGACCAGCCGCCCAAGGACCGGGAGTGA
- a CDS encoding tRNA (cytidine(34)-2'-O)-methyltransferase: MIHVALFEPEIAGNAGASARTCLATGSSLHLIRPLGFRLTDEAVRRAGMDYWQEAEVTVHSSFALFQEVFSGQFASERVFALSTKATRLYSEVGYTEGDVLLFGPESRGLPEEVRALCRPVRIPMRPEVRSLNLAVSVGVALYECRRQLGAWD; encoded by the coding sequence GTGATCCACGTCGCCCTCTTCGAGCCCGAGATCGCCGGCAACGCGGGCGCCAGCGCCCGGACCTGCTTGGCGACGGGCTCGAGCCTGCACCTCATCCGCCCACTCGGCTTTCGCCTCACCGACGAGGCGGTGAGGCGGGCGGGTATGGACTACTGGCAGGAGGCGGAGGTGACGGTTCACTCGAGCTTTGCCCTCTTCCAGGAGGTCTTTTCCGGCCAGTTCGCGTCAGAGCGGGTCTTCGCGTTGAGCACAAAGGCGACGCGCCTCTACAGCGAGGTTGGCTACACCGAGGGCGACGTGCTGCTCTTCGGCCCTGAGTCACGGGGCCTGCCCGAGGAGGTCCGCGCGCTGTGCCGGCCCGTCAGGATTCCCATGCGCCCCGAAGTGCGCTCGCTCAACCTGGCGGTGAGCGTCGGCGTGGCGCTCTACGAGTGCCGGCGGCAACTGGGAGCTTGGGATTGA
- a CDS encoding M42 family metallopeptidase, with protein MDESQTAFFKSLLAAPGPSGFEAKPARVWRDEAARHGAEVRSDHYGNAFAAFAGHPSHGGGRPRVMLAGHIDEIGLIVTYVSDEGLLHFKGIGGWDSQQLVGQRVRVVGYRAELMGVIGKKPIHLISPDDRKKVSKLEDLWIDIGARDAKEAKEHVRIGDYAVIEGPYLELLNGRVVSKAVDNRIGAYIVLEAARRAKAGSKTGAEVVAVATVQEEIGGVGAYTASFGLQPDVAIAVDVTHATDQPGVDKKQEGDSPLGSGPVITLGAYAQRAVADRLIRVAEEGGIPYTLSAAPSRTGTDADAIARNHSGVPTGVVSIPNRYMHSANEMIDLQDLENVVGLLASFCDSLDEGTTFRLD; from the coding sequence ATGGACGAATCCCAGACAGCGTTTTTCAAGTCCCTCCTGGCCGCCCCCGGCCCCAGCGGTTTCGAAGCCAAACCCGCTCGAGTCTGGCGCGACGAGGCCGCGCGGCATGGCGCCGAGGTGAGGAGCGACCACTACGGCAACGCCTTTGCGGCCTTTGCCGGTCATCCCAGTCACGGCGGGGGCAGGCCGCGGGTGATGCTGGCCGGCCACATCGACGAGATCGGTTTGATCGTCACCTACGTCAGCGACGAGGGGCTGCTCCACTTCAAAGGCATCGGCGGCTGGGACTCGCAGCAGCTCGTCGGCCAGCGCGTGCGGGTGGTCGGCTACAGGGCCGAGCTCATGGGCGTCATCGGCAAGAAGCCGATTCACCTGATAAGCCCCGACGACCGCAAAAAGGTCTCGAAGCTCGAGGACCTGTGGATCGACATCGGCGCCCGTGACGCCAAGGAGGCCAAAGAGCACGTCCGCATCGGTGATTATGCGGTGATCGAGGGCCCCTATCTCGAGCTTTTGAACGGCCGCGTGGTCAGCAAGGCCGTTGACAACCGCATCGGCGCCTATATTGTGCTCGAGGCCGCCAGACGGGCCAAGGCCGGTAGCAAAACCGGGGCCGAGGTGGTCGCGGTGGCGACCGTGCAAGAAGAGATCGGCGGCGTCGGCGCCTACACCGCCTCGTTTGGGCTCCAGCCCGACGTGGCCATCGCCGTGGACGTGACCCACGCGACCGACCAGCCGGGCGTCGACAAAAAGCAGGAGGGCGACTCGCCCCTGGGCTCGGGCCCGGTCATCACCCTGGGCGCCTACGCCCAGCGCGCCGTCGCCGACAGGCTGATCCGCGTGGCGGAAGAAGGGGGTATCCCCTACACCCTCTCGGCCGCGCCCAGCCGCACCGGCACCGACGCCGACGCCATCGCCAGGAACCACAGCGGCGTACCTACCGGGGTGGTGTCAATTCCCAACCGCTACATGCACTCGGCCAACGAGATGATCGACCTGCAAGACCTCGAGAACGTCGTCGGGCTGCTCGCTAGCTTCTGCGACAGCCTGGACGAGGGGACGACCTTCAGGCTCGACTAG